A DNA window from Peromyscus leucopus breed LL Stock chromosome 3, UCI_PerLeu_2.1, whole genome shotgun sequence contains the following coding sequences:
- the Neurod6 gene encoding neurogenic differentiation factor 6, translated as MLTLPFDESVIMPESQMCRKFARQCEDQKQIKKPESFPKQVVLRGKSIKRAPGEETEKEEEEEDREEEDENGLPRRRGLRKKKTTKLRLERVKFRRQEANARERNRMHGLNDALDNLRKVVPCYSKTQKLSKIETLRLAKNYIWALSEILRIGKRPDLLTFVQNLCKGLSQPTTNLVAGCLQLNARSFLMGQGGEAAHHTRSPYSTFYPPYHSPELATPPGHGTLDNPKSMKPYNYCSAYESFYESTSPECASPQFEGPLSPPPINYNGIFSLKQEETLDYGKNYNYGMHYCAVPPRGPLGQGAMFRLPTDSHFPYDLHLRSQSLTMQDELNAVFHN; from the coding sequence ATGTTAACACTACCGTTTGACGAGTCTGTCATAATGCCCGAATCCCAGATGTGCAGAAAGTTTGCTAGACAATGCGAGGACCAGAAACAAATTAAGAAACCAGAGAGCTTTCCAAAACAAGTTGTCCTTCGAGGAAAGAGCATTAAACGGGCCCCTGGAGAAGAAaccgagaaagaggaggaggaggaagacagagaagaagaagatgaaaatgGCTTGCCCAGAAGGAGgggtctcaggaaaaaaaagaccACCAAACTACGACTGGAAAGGGTCAAGTTCAGGAGACAGGAAGCCAATGCGCGTGAGAGGAACCGGATGCACGGCCTCAACGACGCTCTGGACAATTTGCGAAAAGTGGTCCCCTGTTACTCTAAAACCCAAAAACTGTCCAAAATAGAAACTTTACGGCTGGCCAAAAACTACATCTGGGCACTTTCTGAAATTCTGAGGATTGGCAAGAGACCAGATCTGCTCACGTTCGTCCAAAACTTATGCAAAGGTCTTTCACAGCCAACGACAAACTTGGTGGCAGGCTGCTTACAGCTCAACGCCAGGAGCTTCCTGATGGGTCAGGGTGGGGAGGCTGCCCACCACACCAGGTCACCCTACTCCACATTCTACCCACCCTACCACAGCCCTGAGCTGGCCACCCCCCCAGGGCATGGGACTCTTGATAATCCCAAGTCCATGAAACCCTACAATTACTGCAGTGCGTATGAATCCTTCTATGAAAGTACTTCCCCTGAGTGTGCCAGCCCTCAGTTTGAAGGTCCCCTAAGTCCTCCCCCAATTAACTATAATGGGATATTTTCCCTGAAGCAAGAAGAAACCTTGGACTATGGCAAAAATTACAATTATGGCATGCATTACTGTGCAGTGCCACCCAGGGGTCCCCTTGGGCAGGGTGCCATGTTCAGGTTGCCCACCGACAGCCACTTCCCTTATGACTTACATCTGCGCAGCCAATCTCTCACTATGCAAGATGAATTAAATGCagtttttcataattaa